In a single window of the Niabella ginsenosidivorans genome:
- a CDS encoding PadR family transcriptional regulator, which produces MNIENTQSQMRKGILEFCILSIIKRGEVYPSDIIEEMRSAGLQILEGTLYPLLTRLKNAEMLTYRWEESSSGPPRKYFSLTQKGEGFYRELEQTWNELSNAVNTLSNKTTTKQKQ; this is translated from the coding sequence ATGAATATTGAGAATACACAGAGCCAGATGCGAAAAGGGATCCTTGAGTTTTGTATTTTATCGATTATAAAAAGAGGAGAAGTGTACCCCAGTGACATTATTGAAGAAATGCGGAGCGCCGGGCTCCAGATCCTGGAAGGCACGCTTTACCCTTTGCTCACCCGGCTAAAAAACGCAGAAATGCTCACCTACCGCTGGGAAGAAAGCAGCAGCGGGCCGCCCAGGAAATATTTTTCCCTTACTCAGAAAGGGGAAGGCTTTTACAGGGAGCTGGAACAAACCTGGAACGAACTTTCAAACGCAGTAAATACCTTAAGCAATAAAACCACTACAAAACAGAAACAATGA
- a CDS encoding 2-hydroxyacid dehydrogenase, whose protein sequence is MNVFVTKQIPEIGIKLLKEAGIAVTVADQSLNQEALIREVQGYDALLSAGFVKADAHFLEGCRHLKVLSLFSVGYDNVDIDAATRLGIPVGNTPGVLSRATSDIAFLLMLAVARKAFYNYRKILDSKWKEFEPIADLGIELYGKTLGVFGLGKIGLEMAKKCRAAFDMKVIYHNRRPQEEAEKELGAQYVSFDELLTRSDVLSVHANLSPETKNIFNKTAFSKMKPNAVFINTARGGLHNEADLKEALDHKIIWGAGLDVTNPEPMAPDNPLLKMPSVCVLPHIGSATAETRDQMAVLAAKNVIAGLNGDRLPTIVNPEVYQR, encoded by the coding sequence ATGAACGTATTTGTTACCAAACAGATCCCGGAAATCGGAATAAAGCTGTTAAAAGAGGCTGGCATAGCTGTAACTGTGGCGGATCAGTCATTAAACCAGGAGGCGCTAATCAGGGAAGTGCAGGGATATGACGCCTTATTAAGCGCGGGTTTTGTAAAGGCGGATGCGCATTTTTTAGAGGGTTGCAGGCATTTAAAAGTGCTTTCACTTTTTTCGGTAGGCTATGACAATGTGGATATTGATGCCGCAACGCGCCTGGGCATTCCCGTGGGCAATACACCCGGAGTGCTCAGCCGGGCCACTTCTGATATTGCTTTTTTATTAATGCTGGCGGTTGCCCGCAAGGCTTTTTATAATTACCGGAAAATTTTAGACAGTAAATGGAAAGAATTTGAGCCCATAGCAGACCTGGGGATAGAACTTTATGGAAAAACCCTGGGTGTTTTCGGTTTGGGGAAAATAGGACTGGAAATGGCAAAGAAATGCAGGGCGGCCTTTGATATGAAGGTCATTTACCACAACCGCAGGCCGCAGGAGGAGGCAGAAAAAGAGCTGGGCGCTCAATATGTTTCCTTTGATGAGCTGCTGACCCGGAGCGATGTGCTTTCTGTGCATGCCAACCTTTCACCGGAAACAAAAAATATTTTTAATAAGACAGCCTTCAGCAAAATGAAACCTAATGCTGTTTTTATAAATACGGCAAGGGGCGGTCTGCATAATGAAGCAGACCTGAAGGAAGCGCTGGACCATAAAATCATCTGGGGCGCAGGGCTGGATGTAACCAACCCGGAGCCGATGGCACCGGATAACCCGCTGTTAAAAATGCCTTCCGTTTGTGTGCTGCCGCACATTGGCTCTGCTACTGCAGAAACGCGGGACCAAATGGCCGTACTTGCCGCAAAAAATGTGATCGCCGGTTTAAATGGGGATCGGTTGCCTACTATTGTAAACCCGGAAGTGTATCAGCGGTAG
- a CDS encoding S46 family peptidase: protein MKKSFLLLLVMITAMFRSYADEGMWLPQLLGRQVYNDMVKKGLKLTKEQLYSVNKNSLKDAIIIFGGGCTGEIVSPEGLIFTNHHCGYDAVASASTVDHNYLRDGFYARNKGEEIKTNLSVQFLLRIEDVTKEVMDALGNLSGTERADKQSEVLAAINKRMSNPANAIETRVSPLFKGNQYLAFVYQRYTDIRLVGVPPESVGKFGGDTDNWEWPRHTGDYSIFRVYTNKQNQPADYDPANVPLKPKWFLPVSLKGVKEGDFTMIWGYPGGTNRYESSYGVKMATDINNPTLVALRDVRLKYMFEDMKKDPAVKLKLASSYAGIANYWKFFDGETKQLLKYDIYGQKKAAEEKFNAWAKGKPEYENIFADWSKAYDAWRPYAKSRVYLLEGILGSPLVAYASSLLQLNNALQKGVSGEELTKLVKAASAKRDEFLKEEDKPSDQKILAAVAKLFYEQIDPAQHPREFYEKVQQRYGALNEEATYKKFAAAVFDSTLIFDDAKWNAFTANPQAAVLSADPAFEVAQSFISNYQKNIGPKYAEFMAKNNDYGRLYIKGVMAMDPVKAKMMYPDATFTMRVSYGQVKPYHPRDAVFYDYVTTAKGILEKYKPGDYEFDLPTKQIELLKKKDFGQYADPVSKDLVVGFISTNDITGGNSGSPVINGNGELVGLAFDGNYEAISHKMAYDKDLNRTINVDIRYVLWCIDKLGGATHIINELKLVR from the coding sequence ATGAAGAAAAGTTTTCTGTTGTTGCTGGTGATGATCACAGCAATGTTTCGCTCTTATGCTGATGAAGGCATGTGGCTCCCCCAGTTACTGGGCCGGCAGGTGTATAATGATATGGTGAAAAAAGGGCTAAAGCTGACCAAAGAACAATTGTATAGTGTGAACAAGAACTCGCTGAAAGATGCCATCATTATTTTTGGTGGCGGCTGCACCGGGGAAATCGTAAGCCCCGAAGGCCTCATCTTTACCAACCACCATTGCGGGTATGATGCTGTTGCTTCTGCCAGTACGGTGGATCATAACTACTTAAGAGATGGTTTTTATGCACGCAATAAAGGTGAAGAAATAAAAACCAACCTGAGTGTGCAGTTCCTGCTGCGCATTGAAGATGTGACCAAAGAGGTAATGGATGCCCTGGGTAATCTTAGCGGAACGGAGCGCGCCGATAAGCAATCTGAAGTATTAGCGGCGATCAATAAACGCATGAGCAATCCGGCTAATGCCATTGAAACCCGCGTGAGCCCTTTATTTAAAGGAAACCAGTACCTGGCATTTGTATACCAGCGCTATACAGACATCCGTTTAGTAGGCGTTCCGCCGGAAAGCGTTGGTAAGTTTGGAGGAGATACGGATAACTGGGAATGGCCGCGGCATACCGGCGATTATTCCATCTTTCGTGTATACACCAATAAACAGAACCAGCCGGCAGATTATGACCCCGCTAATGTTCCGTTGAAACCCAAATGGTTCCTGCCGGTTTCCCTGAAAGGAGTAAAGGAGGGCGACTTTACCATGATCTGGGGCTACCCGGGCGGCACCAACCGTTATGAATCTTCCTATGGGGTAAAGATGGCTACAGACATTAATAACCCAACATTGGTAGCATTGCGGGATGTGCGCCTGAAATACATGTTTGAGGATATGAAAAAAGATCCGGCTGTAAAATTAAAGCTGGCATCCAGTTACGCGGGCATCGCCAATTACTGGAAGTTTTTTGACGGAGAAACAAAACAGCTGCTGAAATATGACATTTACGGGCAGAAGAAAGCCGCAGAAGAAAAATTCAATGCATGGGCAAAAGGCAAACCGGAATATGAAAATATCTTTGCCGACTGGTCAAAGGCCTATGATGCCTGGAGGCCTTATGCAAAAAGCAGGGTTTACCTGTTAGAAGGCATCCTGGGGTCGCCTTTAGTAGCTTATGCTTCATCCCTGCTGCAACTGAACAATGCATTACAGAAAGGGGTATCCGGTGAGGAATTGACAAAACTGGTAAAAGCGGCCAGTGCAAAGCGCGATGAATTTCTGAAGGAGGAAGACAAACCTTCTGATCAAAAGATACTGGCAGCCGTGGCAAAACTATTTTATGAGCAGATCGATCCTGCACAGCATCCCCGGGAATTTTATGAAAAGGTGCAGCAAAGATACGGAGCGCTAAATGAAGAAGCTACTTACAAAAAATTTGCAGCAGCTGTATTTGACAGTACCCTGATCTTTGACGATGCAAAATGGAATGCATTTACTGCAAACCCGCAGGCCGCTGTATTGAGCGCAGACCCGGCCTTTGAGGTGGCCCAATCTTTTATTTCCAATTACCAGAAAAATATCGGTCCTAAATATGCAGAATTTATGGCAAAAAATAACGATTATGGCCGGTTATACATTAAAGGAGTGATGGCGATGGATCCTGTAAAAGCAAAAATGATGTACCCGGATGCTACGTTTACCATGCGTGTAAGCTATGGACAGGTAAAACCGTATCATCCCCGCGATGCGGTGTTTTATGATTATGTAACTACAGCAAAAGGCATTCTGGAAAAATACAAACCGGGCGATTATGAGTTTGATCTGCCAACAAAGCAGATTGAACTGTTAAAGAAAAAGGATTTCGGACAGTATGCGGATCCTGTTAGCAAGGACCTGGTGGTTGGGTTCATCTCCACCAATGATATTACAGGGGGTAACTCGGGCTCACCCGTCATTAACGGGAACGGGGAACTGGTTGGGCTGGCTTTTGACGGTAACTATGAAGCCATCAGCCATAAAATGGCTTACGATAAGGACCTGAACCGGACCATCAATGTGGATATCCGTTATGTGTTGTGGTGTATTGATAAATTAGGCGGAGCTACCCATATTATTAATGAGCTGAAGCTGGTTCGGTAA
- a CDS encoding TonB-dependent receptor: protein MLILFIVLSQLSFSQDARLKGRIITEDKSALPFATIVLDSTDYGATADENGNYAITNIKPGHYRVIVTAVNYLISEKEVDLTNGTPATIDFILAKKGTDLEEVRVTSYHTARQEIKQQTINTLAFKEQPATLVELMNRSSGIRIRQTGGLGSQSNLMLNGFQNRSIKFFKDGIPLDYLGSGFDISLVPVNMLERVEVFKGVLPFYLGADALGGAVNMVSRNNMQDFLNASYEIGSFNTHRVSLNAFHINKAGKLFVGANAFYNYSDNDYKADVQTLDSVTGTKEDYRAKLFHNRFSNVYAEAYAGLRNLSWADELKLSVTAFLINKQLQFGSTMDQPFGAAKARQKAIIPTLNYKKNLWNDRFSVNQFLAYSSLNAETVDTAHGSYDWTGAYTYNPSSVGEITSRGTLSDIDFQNYISRTNLSYKFNTKHQLHFNAVYNKYRRVGEDPYGNKFKNGVDALARPANYDKLIVALGLSSGFLDNRLQNSLAIKWFTYQTRATDADFQGNEVTTKNNKAAWGIAEGIRYTLSRYASLYLSGESALRLPELDELFGDGNLKLSNFNLKPERSLNLSLSYKVSVPEKYTAEVNTFYRHTKDMILLMPYNVLFSQSQNVQNVRGYGLDADGRYFITHWLDVNANFTYQNLRAVNTGYALTEGARLRNTPYFFANAGVNSKFQAVALKEDKLNVYCYYSFVREYYLDYIPKDFEPKGFLGLFGRARLDAHNIIPNQHLVTAGVTYFPEKNRYSIGFQVKNLLDARIYDNFKIQNPGRSFSVKLNYSL, encoded by the coding sequence GTGCTTATATTGTTTATTGTGCTATCCCAGCTCTCTTTTTCACAGGACGCAAGGCTGAAAGGCCGTATTATTACAGAAGATAAATCGGCACTCCCCTTTGCTACGATAGTACTGGACAGCACTGATTACGGCGCTACAGCAGATGAGAACGGCAATTATGCCATTACGAATATAAAACCGGGACATTACAGAGTCATTGTTACCGCTGTCAACTATCTGATATCAGAAAAAGAGGTGGATCTTACAAATGGTACACCCGCAACGATTGATTTTATTCTTGCTAAAAAAGGAACAGACCTGGAAGAAGTAAGAGTAACTTCCTACCATACGGCCCGGCAGGAAATAAAACAACAAACGATCAACACGCTGGCTTTCAAAGAGCAGCCTGCAACATTGGTAGAGTTAATGAACCGGAGCTCCGGTATAAGAATAAGACAGACAGGAGGATTAGGAAGCCAGAGCAACTTAATGCTGAATGGATTTCAGAACCGCTCTATAAAATTCTTTAAAGATGGAATTCCCCTGGACTACCTGGGTAGCGGATTTGATATTTCGCTGGTACCGGTCAATATGCTGGAAAGGGTGGAAGTTTTTAAAGGAGTGCTGCCTTTTTATTTGGGGGCCGATGCCCTGGGAGGGGCTGTAAATATGGTGAGCCGGAATAATATGCAGGATTTTTTAAATGCTTCCTATGAAATTGGCTCTTTTAATACGCACCGGGTTTCCTTAAACGCATTTCATATAAACAAAGCGGGTAAGCTGTTTGTAGGCGCAAATGCCTTTTACAATTATTCTGATAATGATTATAAGGCTGATGTGCAGACCCTGGATTCCGTTACAGGAACAAAGGAGGATTACAGGGCTAAGTTATTTCATAACAGGTTCTCCAATGTGTATGCAGAAGCCTATGCCGGCCTGAGAAATTTATCCTGGGCAGATGAGCTGAAACTGTCGGTAACCGCGTTTTTGATTAACAAACAACTGCAGTTTGGCAGTACCATGGATCAGCCGTTTGGTGCGGCAAAGGCGCGGCAAAAGGCCATAATTCCTACTTTAAATTATAAAAAGAATTTGTGGAACGACCGGTTTTCGGTCAATCAGTTCCTGGCATACAGTTCCCTTAATGCTGAAACTGTTGATACGGCCCATGGCAGCTATGACTGGACAGGTGCTTACACGTACAATCCATCCAGTGTTGGAGAAATTACATCCAGGGGAACATTGTCCGATATTGATTTCCAAAATTACATTTCAAGAACCAACCTGTCGTACAAATTCAATACAAAGCACCAGCTCCATTTTAATGCCGTTTATAATAAATACAGGAGGGTTGGGGAAGACCCCTATGGCAATAAATTTAAAAACGGGGTGGATGCGCTTGCGCGCCCGGCAAATTATGATAAACTGATTGTTGCCCTGGGCCTTTCTTCCGGGTTTTTAGACAACAGGCTGCAAAACAGCCTGGCTATAAAATGGTTTACCTATCAGACCCGGGCAACAGATGCCGATTTCCAGGGCAATGAAGTAACCACAAAAAATAATAAAGCAGCCTGGGGCATAGCAGAGGGCATCCGTTATACCCTGAGCAGGTATGCGTCACTTTACTTATCAGGAGAATCAGCTCTGAGGTTGCCGGAACTGGACGAATTGTTTGGAGATGGCAATTTAAAGCTCTCTAATTTTAACCTGAAACCGGAGCGGAGCCTGAACCTCAGCCTGAGCTATAAGGTTTCAGTGCCTGAAAAATATACAGCAGAGGTCAATACTTTTTACCGCCATACAAAGGATATGATCCTTTTAATGCCGTATAACGTTCTGTTCTCCCAGAGCCAGAACGTGCAAAACGTTCGTGGATACGGGTTAGATGCAGATGGGAGGTATTTCATCACGCACTGGTTAGATGTAAATGCCAATTTCACTTATCAGAACTTAAGAGCAGTGAACACCGGCTATGCGCTAACAGAAGGTGCACGCCTGCGGAATACACCTTATTTTTTTGCAAATGCCGGCGTCAATTCAAAATTTCAGGCGGTTGCATTAAAGGAAGATAAGCTGAATGTGTACTGTTATTATTCATTTGTGCGCGAATACTACCTGGATTATATACCCAAAGATTTTGAGCCGAAAGGCTTCCTGGGGCTGTTTGGCAGGGCCAGGTTAGATGCGCACAATATCATTCCCAATCAGCATCTGGTAACAGCAGGCGTTACTTATTTCCCTGAAAAAAACCGCTACTCTATTGGGTTCCAGGTAAAGAACCTGCTTGATGCCCGCATTTACGACAACTTTAAAATACAAAATCCCGGAAGAAGCTTTTCTGTTAAACTCAATTATTCATTATAA
- a CDS encoding DUF4374 domain-containing protein: protein MKKIIHYGFIALLLSWVFISCSKSDNSGTDNPEDKGTYNYVLFTNTQDLGSPGYMTAYNKMPEGDFKSTVTNSLHFQVAFGFTKFGKWIFNRSNTDGEAGIQKLTVDDKGIITDAGFLANGQMFHIVDETHGYYLDPKRSNMKIQIFNPTSMQRTGEIDLSSLAVDQSVAPYQSVGQHTIASKEGKLYVGVSYTTAQGAGYSGPVFNYVTLAVIDLATNKLEKTIKYDGLKSLGWGSSANKMWTLGDDGALYFYASGLAEGATNSAIIRIKKGETDFDKNWIFRASTIQAKNSLVMALIKNGKMYIQSPSEPITENLSNLATPIWDYYAVDINTLKATRITGMPKTRYIHSNEQGIVEIDGKIYLWMANANTKENGYYVLDAATNTATRAFNVTDAGLVSGFLKLDD, encoded by the coding sequence ATGAAAAAAATTATACATTACGGTTTTATTGCATTACTCCTAAGCTGGGTATTTATTTCCTGTAGTAAAAGTGATAACTCAGGTACTGATAATCCTGAGGACAAAGGAACATACAATTATGTATTGTTTACCAATACGCAGGATTTAGGGTCTCCAGGTTATATGACCGCCTATAATAAAATGCCGGAAGGAGATTTTAAAAGTACAGTCACTAATTCGCTTCATTTTCAAGTAGCCTTTGGGTTTACAAAATTCGGAAAATGGATCTTCAATCGCAGCAACACAGATGGTGAAGCCGGCATTCAAAAACTTACAGTAGATGATAAAGGAATAATAACGGATGCCGGGTTTCTTGCCAACGGCCAGATGTTTCATATAGTAGATGAAACGCACGGATATTACCTGGATCCTAAGAGAAGTAATATGAAGATCCAGATCTTTAACCCCACCTCTATGCAACGCACCGGTGAAATTGATCTGTCTTCCCTGGCGGTTGACCAGTCAGTTGCACCCTATCAGTCTGTCGGGCAGCACACCATTGCTTCTAAAGAAGGTAAATTGTATGTAGGCGTATCTTATACAACTGCACAGGGGGCCGGTTATAGCGGGCCTGTATTTAACTATGTTACATTAGCGGTAATAGATCTTGCCACTAATAAGCTGGAAAAAACAATCAAATACGATGGACTAAAATCATTGGGCTGGGGATCCAGCGCCAATAAGATGTGGACCCTGGGCGATGACGGGGCGCTTTATTTTTATGCATCGGGCCTGGCAGAAGGCGCTACCAATTCTGCCATTATAAGGATTAAAAAAGGGGAGACCGATTTTGATAAGAACTGGATATTCCGGGCTTCAACTATACAGGCAAAGAACTCCCTGGTTATGGCGCTGATAAAAAATGGCAAAATGTACATTCAGTCTCCTTCTGAGCCGATAACAGAGAACCTCAGCAACCTGGCTACCCCCATATGGGATTATTATGCAGTGGATATCAATACGCTGAAAGCAACCAGAATAACCGGTATGCCCAAAACAAGATATATTCATTCCAATGAACAGGGAATTGTAGAAATAGATGGGAAAATATACCTGTGGATGGCGAATGCCAATACCAAAGAAAACGGGTACTATGTGCTGGATGCAGCAACGAATACCGCTACCAGAGCATTTAATGTTACAGATGCGGGGCTGGTATCAGGCTTTTTAAAGCTGGACGATTAA
- a CDS encoding PepSY-associated TM helix domain-containing protein produces MKVTTAKKWFGWHKWTSLICTLFLLIWCLTGLPLIFHHEIDEWLEPEQHSSITSGTPQSLDALLQKAQKDNPDRIPRYVFWDEEAPEKLMFDFAPSMDAEYTKSKYVAFNIYTGESMPSVNPNSIMTKILRIHADLFLGIGGKLFLGLIGLVFIIAIISGVVLYGRIMKKFDFGMVRKYRSKRLRWLDTHNLIGIITLCWASVVGFTGIINCLSDVMLALWQQGQLKEMTAPYAHQKPVEGKLASLDSAVAVAQRAAPDMETRIIAYPGSIFSSKHHYAVFMKGKTPLTSRLLKPALIDAKTGKLTDIREMPWYVNTLFISEPLHFGDYGGMPLKVIWGLFDIATIVVLVTGLYLWINRRKAARQQWTLIEERERITEEDETI; encoded by the coding sequence ATGAAAGTAACCACAGCAAAAAAATGGTTTGGCTGGCATAAGTGGACCAGCCTTATCTGCACCCTGTTCTTATTGATCTGGTGCCTTACAGGGCTGCCGCTTATATTCCATCATGAAATAGACGAATGGCTGGAGCCGGAGCAGCATTCCTCCATCACTTCCGGAACCCCCCAAAGCCTGGACGCATTATTGCAGAAAGCGCAAAAAGACAATCCGGACAGGATACCGAGGTATGTTTTCTGGGATGAGGAGGCTCCGGAAAAACTGATGTTTGATTTTGCACCCAGCATGGATGCAGAATATACAAAAAGTAAATACGTCGCCTTTAATATATACACAGGTGAGTCCATGCCCTCCGTTAACCCGAACAGTATCATGACAAAGATACTGCGTATTCATGCCGACCTGTTCCTGGGAATCGGGGGTAAGCTGTTTTTGGGCCTGATAGGCCTTGTATTCATCATTGCCATTATAAGCGGCGTGGTGCTGTATGGCCGCATCATGAAAAAATTTGATTTTGGAATGGTGCGCAAATACAGATCAAAACGGTTGCGGTGGCTGGACACGCATAACCTTATTGGCATTATAACCCTTTGCTGGGCTTCGGTTGTGGGCTTTACGGGTATCATCAATTGTTTGTCTGACGTAATGCTGGCTTTATGGCAGCAGGGACAGCTAAAGGAAATGACAGCGCCTTACGCCCATCAAAAGCCCGTTGAAGGTAAACTGGCATCGCTTGATAGTGCCGTAGCGGTAGCACAGCGCGCCGCGCCTGATATGGAAACGCGGATCATTGCTTACCCGGGCAGCATCTTCTCAAGCAAACATCATTATGCCGTGTTTATGAAAGGAAAAACGCCTCTTACCTCCCGTTTGCTGAAACCGGCACTGATTGATGCCAAAACCGGAAAGCTAACCGATATAAGGGAAATGCCCTGGTATGTGAATACACTATTCATTTCAGAGCCGTTACATTTTGGTGATTATGGGGGAATGCCCCTCAAAGTGATCTGGGGTTTATTTGATATCGCCACCATTGTAGTGCTGGTAACGGGGCTGTATTTATGGATCAACAGGCGTAAAGCCGCCAGACAGCAGTGGACACTTATTGAAGAACGGGAAAGGATAACAGAAGAAGATGAAACAATATAA
- a CDS encoding ORF6N domain-containing protein — MYGVETRRLNEQVKRNAGRFPESFMFKLTDAEVD, encoded by the coding sequence ATGTATGGAGTGGAAACCAGAAGACTAAATGAGCAGGTAAAACGTAATGCCGGCCGGTTTCCGGAAAGTTTTATGTTTAAACTTACAGACGCAGAGGTAGATTGA
- a CDS encoding mandelate racemase/muconate lactonizing enzyme family protein, with product MQELTITKINCYKLFIPLKEPFVISLGPLYNAESVIVKIETDADITGWGECSPFMSINGESAGTGLVVAKYLEKALLGKNPLNIAARIADMDAVIYANRSIKSALDMALYDIAAKHAGLPLYKFLGGEKNKVIATDYTVSVGAPAKMAADAVKIKEQGFPVIKVKIGKSGPQDVERIKAIRDAVGYAIPLRVDANQGWAVDEAIETLKALEPFNIQHCEEPVARWNFMELPKIKAQSPIPLMSDESCCDQHDAKRLIDLKACDRINIKLGKSGGIYNALQMIQLAEAAGMGIQIGAFLESRLAMTAFAHLALCSPNIVYFDFDTALMFSEDPVEGGMIYKEHGIIEVPDAPGIGAVVKAAFLKQE from the coding sequence ATGCAGGAGTTGACTATTACAAAAATTAATTGTTACAAATTATTTATTCCCTTAAAGGAACCCTTTGTTATTTCCCTGGGCCCGTTATACAATGCAGAAAGCGTTATTGTAAAAATTGAAACCGATGCGGACATAACAGGTTGGGGGGAGTGCAGCCCTTTTATGAGCATTAACGGGGAATCTGCCGGTACCGGCCTGGTAGTGGCAAAATATTTGGAAAAAGCACTGCTGGGAAAAAACCCGCTGAACATTGCGGCACGTATTGCAGATATGGATGCGGTCATTTACGCTAACAGGAGCATCAAAAGCGCTTTGGATATGGCTTTATATGACATTGCCGCCAAACATGCAGGGTTGCCATTGTACAAATTCCTGGGAGGAGAAAAGAATAAGGTCATTGCCACAGATTATACCGTTAGTGTGGGCGCGCCTGCTAAAATGGCGGCAGATGCCGTAAAGATAAAAGAACAGGGGTTCCCGGTCATAAAAGTAAAAATAGGAAAAAGCGGCCCGCAGGATGTGGAACGTATAAAAGCCATCCGTGATGCTGTAGGGTATGCTATTCCCCTGCGGGTAGATGCCAACCAGGGCTGGGCGGTGGATGAAGCCATTGAAACGTTAAAGGCATTGGAACCGTTCAATATTCAGCATTGTGAAGAGCCCGTTGCCCGCTGGAATTTTATGGAGCTGCCTAAAATAAAAGCTCAAAGCCCTATTCCCCTGATGTCTGATGAAAGCTGCTGCGATCAGCATGATGCAAAACGGCTGATTGATTTAAAAGCCTGTGACCGCATCAATATTAAGCTGGGTAAAAGCGGGGGTATTTATAATGCCCTGCAAATGATACAGCTTGCGGAAGCAGCGGGTATGGGAATACAGATCGGCGCGTTCCTCGAATCAAGACTGGCCATGACGGCCTTTGCTCACCTGGCGCTTTGCAGCCCTAATATCGTATATTTTGACTTTGATACAGCGCTGATGTTCAGCGAAGACCCGGTAGAGGGCGGAATGATCTATAAGGAGCATGGGATTATTGAGGTGCCGGACGCACCCGGGATTGGCGCAGTGGTGAAAGCGGCATTTTTGAAACAGGAATGA
- a CDS encoding GNAT family N-acetyltransferase gives MQDTYSSNRIILQKLTVADALPFYTLYTYRKERTDFTENPFRKDERPAAFTERIIALCECIFTVRIKEKPEQIIGDCALHDWDPATGEIEIGGSLFPEFWGLGLMHAAFELLIGIAKNEFLAKAIIGKTNVDNRNAIRLVQKMGFQKDRVSGNGIIMRKQL, from the coding sequence ATGCAGGATACCTACTCCAGTAACAGGATCATTCTTCAAAAGCTTACGGTTGCAGATGCCCTCCCGTTCTATACTCTTTATACCTATAGAAAAGAGCGCACTGACTTTACGGAAAACCCTTTCCGTAAAGATGAGCGCCCGGCCGCGTTCACGGAAAGGATCATTGCGCTTTGCGAATGTATTTTTACGGTACGGATAAAGGAAAAACCGGAACAGATAATAGGCGATTGTGCCCTGCACGATTGGGATCCGGCAACCGGTGAAATTGAGATCGGAGGTTCCCTGTTTCCTGAGTTTTGGGGACTGGGACTGATGCATGCCGCTTTTGAATTGCTGATCGGAATTGCAAAAAATGAATTTTTGGCAAAGGCCATAATCGGCAAAACAAATGTGGACAACAGAAATGCGATCCGGCTGGTACAAAAAATGGGCTTTCAAAAAGACCGTGTTTCCGGGAACGGGATCATCATGCGCAAGCAGTTATGA